One Dictyoglomus turgidum DSM 6724 DNA window includes the following coding sequences:
- a CDS encoding SMR family transporter codes for MSKRYMAVFISFALCIMFTVISNVSFKLSVQNKDLKNFIFWQVIGNLTGFFSVIAYTYLLTLVPFYIGYALTTAFGQIFVQVFGAKWFFKEEILPSQWIGIILIMIGTLFLVKTK; via the coding sequence GTGAGTAAGAGGTATATGGCTGTTTTTATATCCTTTGCATTATGTATTATGTTTACCGTTATTTCTAATGTGAGTTTTAAACTTTCAGTGCAAAATAAAGATCTTAAGAACTTTATCTTTTGGCAGGTAATAGGCAACTTAACTGGGTTTTTCTCGGTTATTGCTTATACCTATCTCCTTACATTGGTACCTTTTTATATAGGCTATGCTTTAACTACTGCTTTTGGGCAAATTTTTGTTCAAGTTTTTGGAGCAAAGTGGTTTTTCAAAGAGGAGATATTGCCTTCTCAATGGATTGGAATAATCCTCATAATGATTGGAACTCTTTTCCTTGTTAAGACTAAATGA
- a CDS encoding ABC transporter substrate-binding protein: MKKKVFILIMLALLIIMNPIFSQNKKIEVLIPLGPTIIPFSTMISENPDFNFTIWRTLDELVVKARDNKYDVIIAPFTTLVNLYNKGVNIKYLSTFNFASFYLISNKAKRFNEIIGDNLYIAQKGSTQDIIFNIYLQERNLKDKINLYYSTPQEITSLFIAGKVNNALLPEPYVSMGVNNGGRIILDIQRVYREISKGRFLPITSIAVRGNIDKKEAQKIDSIFRENFKKFSQDPKDYIEKASEILKLDKKIIELSLKRLSFLYQGISIKNELIKYLEFIYEKNPQTIGNIPDEKFFTL; the protein is encoded by the coding sequence ATGAAAAAGAAAGTATTCATATTAATAATGCTTGCTCTACTCATCATTATGAATCCAATCTTTTCTCAAAATAAAAAGATTGAAGTATTAATACCTTTAGGACCAACTATTATTCCCTTTTCTACTATGATTTCGGAAAATCCTGATTTTAACTTTACCATATGGAGAACTTTAGACGAACTCGTGGTAAAAGCAAGGGATAATAAATATGATGTAATAATCGCACCCTTTACTACCTTAGTTAATTTATATAATAAGGGAGTTAATATAAAATATCTTTCTACCTTTAATTTTGCCTCCTTTTATTTGATAAGCAACAAAGCTAAAAGATTTAATGAGATTATCGGAGATAACCTTTACATTGCCCAAAAGGGATCTACTCAAGATATAATTTTTAACATCTATTTACAAGAAAGAAATCTAAAAGATAAAATTAATCTCTATTATTCTACTCCTCAAGAGATCACATCTTTATTTATAGCAGGAAAAGTAAACAATGCCCTACTTCCAGAGCCTTATGTATCCATGGGTGTAAATAATGGAGGAAGAATTATTCTTGATATTCAAAGGGTTTATAGAGAAATCTCCAAGGGAAGATTTCTTCCTATAACCTCTATAGCAGTAAGGGGAAATATAGATAAAAAAGAAGCTCAAAAAATTGATTCCATATTTAGAGAAAATTTTAAGAAATTCTCTCAGGACCCTAAGGACTATATAGAAAAGGCATCGGAGATCTTAAAATTGGATAAGAAAATCATAGAGCTTTCTCTTAAAAGACTTTCTTTTTTATATCAAGGAATTTCAATAAAAAATGAGTTAATAAAGTACTTAGAATTTATATACGAAAAAAATCCCCAGACCATAGGAAATATTCCTGATGAGAAATTCTTTACTCTTTAA
- a CDS encoding redox-sensing transcriptional repressor Rex gives MSGENRKEYLMFPKATLERLKLYHRLLSEEKEEYISSEEIGGRLGIPPEQVRKDLSYLEYKGKPKVGYHVKSLLDELNRLFGLDKKVKVIIVGAGNLGTALTNYPGFSNYNIEIVGIFDKDPAKIGKKVGDLVVLPMEYLERVIKRFNVEIGAICVPKESAQEVANLLVENGIKAIWNFAPALISVPEYVIVRNEDITLGLLSLKHMLEVKNTQSKQG, from the coding sequence ATGTCAGGAGAAAACAGGAAGGAGTATCTGATGTTTCCTAAGGCAACTCTTGAAAGGCTTAAGCTTTATCATAGACTTCTCTCTGAGGAGAAAGAAGAATACATATCGTCGGAAGAGATTGGGGGAAGACTTGGCATTCCTCCAGAGCAGGTAAGAAAAGACCTATCATATCTTGAGTATAAAGGAAAACCAAAGGTGGGATATCACGTCAAAAGTCTCTTGGATGAGCTTAATAGACTCTTTGGGTTGGACAAAAAAGTCAAGGTAATAATAGTTGGGGCAGGAAACTTAGGTACTGCTCTTACCAATTATCCTGGCTTTTCTAATTACAATATTGAAATAGTGGGAATATTTGACAAAGATCCTGCAAAAATTGGCAAAAAAGTTGGCGATCTTGTGGTTTTGCCAATGGAATATTTGGAAAGGGTCATAAAAAGATTTAATGTGGAGATTGGAGCAATATGTGTGCCTAAGGAATCAGCACAAGAGGTAGCAAACCTCCTTGTGGAAAATGGGATAAAAGCCATATGGAATTTTGCTCCTGCCTTGATAAGTGTCCCTGAATATGTAATAGTAAGGAATGAGGACATTACCTTAGGGCTTCTTTCTTTAAAGCATATGCTTGAGGTAAAAAATACTCAATCTAAGCAAGGTTAA
- a CDS encoding ATP-binding cassette domain-containing protein, whose translation MVFLRVNNIKKSFDEKKVLDGVFMEVYKGERVIIKGPNGVGKTTLLKIIAGIILPDEGSIDFLVKPQISFQFQNVVFFPWLSMMENLELFVRDKEILKNLIEYFSLRDFFHLYPSEISGGYQQIFSFVRALSIPHNLLILDEPFKSLDPERKKRVKEVLKDHLKDRKITLLMVSHQEEEEREIADRIFNLA comes from the coding sequence ATGGTTTTTCTGAGGGTTAATAATATAAAAAAGAGCTTTGATGAAAAGAAGGTCCTTGATGGTGTCTTTATGGAGGTTTACAAAGGAGAAAGAGTAATAATAAAGGGACCAAATGGTGTAGGAAAAACCACACTACTTAAAATTATTGCAGGAATTATTCTTCCCGATGAAGGAAGTATTGACTTTTTGGTAAAGCCTCAGATATCTTTTCAATTTCAAAATGTAGTCTTCTTTCCATGGCTCTCCATGATGGAAAATTTAGAACTTTTTGTCAGAGACAAAGAAATATTAAAAAATTTAATAGAATATTTTTCCCTAAGAGATTTTTTTCACCTCTACCCCTCAGAAATTAGTGGGGGATATCAACAAATTTTTTCCTTTGTAAGAGCCCTCTCTATACCCCACAATTTGCTTATCTTAGACGAGCCTTTTAAATCTCTCGATCCAGAGAGAAAAAAAAGAGTAAAGGAAGTTTTAAAAGATCACCTAAAAGATAGAAAAATAACCCTCCTGATGGTAAGCCACCAGGAGGAAGAAGAGAGAGAAATTGCAGATCGAATTTTTAACCTTGCTTAG
- a CDS encoding ABC transporter permease, whose protein sequence is MRNSLLFKLIFWISFIIIWYLMGTIINSNLILPPPHKVLYKVLDLFKHKDFYSHLFITFIRSTLGLFIALFSGFLLGYIKNKFFYSTIRNIIDIFQSNPLIVWITIALFWFGFGNKTIIFTVFIVLFPNFYLVTYNAINNIPKEYLELFKIYPISRKNYLIKFLIPYLKPFILPNLANSTISSLKITAMAEFLSGESGIGFLLSYAKAFLNIEEVYAYAVILFILSKILELIFIKSGILKGDKNYGFSEG, encoded by the coding sequence ATGAGAAATTCTTTACTCTTTAAATTAATTTTTTGGATATCCTTTATTATTATATGGTACCTTATGGGGACTATCATAAACTCTAACCTTATTCTTCCCCCTCCCCATAAGGTACTTTATAAGGTTTTAGATCTTTTTAAACATAAAGATTTCTATAGCCATCTTTTTATAACCTTCATAAGATCAACATTAGGGCTTTTTATTGCTCTCTTTTCAGGTTTTCTTCTTGGATATATTAAGAATAAGTTTTTTTATAGTACTATAAGAAATATCATTGATATTTTTCAGAGCAATCCATTGATTGTATGGATCACCATAGCCCTTTTCTGGTTTGGTTTTGGGAATAAAACTATAATATTTACTGTATTTATAGTTCTCTTCCCCAATTTTTATCTTGTTACTTATAATGCTATAAATAATATTCCTAAGGAATACCTTGAACTTTTTAAAATATATCCCATAAGTAGAAAAAATTACTTAATAAAATTTTTAATCCCATACCTTAAGCCTTTTATACTTCCTAACCTTGCAAATTCAACAATTTCCTCTTTAAAAATAACCGCAATGGCAGAGTTTTTATCAGGAGAAAGTGGAATTGGGTTTCTTTTAAGCTATGCAAAGGCCTTTCTAAATATTGAAGAGGTTTATGCTTACGCAGTGATTTTATTTATCTTAAGCAAAATTCTTGAACTAATATTTATAAAATCTGGGATTTTAAAAGGAGACAAAAACTATGGTTTTTCTGAGGGTTAA
- the murJ gene encoding murein biosynthesis integral membrane protein MurJ, producing the protein MDGNNIVQRIKRIFIKQSVTEAAILITLLAAISRVMGFLREMMIAAFFGAKKLTDSFVVAQAVPGVLAGLVSGALSSVFIPLYAEWKEKRGKEEAERFASILVSDLFVILLGVTIFSYVISPLIVEILAPGFSQETRRLTLDFTYIMLPGIIFWGTYGLITGLYNSKKSFVIPNLAGVLGNVIFIVSIFFLHNVFGAYILPWGYLANVVVQYILLLPFLRRIGVRINWELNFKYDGLKRALILIGPIFLGQSVGILNMAVDRIFGSFLPEGSISALNYASRLYQLPINLFVNALATAIYTDLAFQAQSDDLDQFKNSLNKSLRAGLFFLIPASLGLILLAKPIVQLAFERGAFDALATKRTSEALIFYSLGLTFMSINIIIVRGFYALHDTRTPTMNSIIALLSNIVLNAIFIKPLAHMGLALATSLASLISTILLVRSLENKVPGIFSKNLLSNTLKFTLGGVFISLLALLSFNFIYSHISRGQLGLAVSLLISVIIALVVYLLLGLRWGVEEAKRIFGIIRKNIELIAHLIR; encoded by the coding sequence ATGGATGGAAATAATATTGTTCAAAGGATAAAAAGAATATTTATAAAGCAAAGTGTTACTGAGGCAGCAATTCTCATTACCCTTCTTGCTGCAATAAGTAGGGTTATGGGATTTTTAAGAGAAATGATGATTGCTGCCTTTTTTGGTGCGAAAAAGCTCACCGATAGTTTTGTAGTAGCACAGGCAGTACCAGGAGTTCTTGCAGGACTTGTTTCAGGGGCTTTGTCCTCAGTATTCATCCCTCTTTATGCAGAGTGGAAAGAGAAAAGAGGTAAAGAAGAAGCAGAAAGATTTGCCTCTATATTAGTTTCAGATCTATTTGTAATCCTTCTTGGGGTTACCATTTTTTCCTACGTCATTTCTCCTTTAATAGTTGAAATTCTTGCTCCAGGATTTTCTCAAGAGACAAGAAGATTAACCCTTGATTTTACCTATATAATGCTTCCTGGAATTATTTTCTGGGGTACTTATGGTCTTATTACGGGCTTATATAACTCTAAAAAGAGTTTTGTGATTCCAAATTTGGCTGGTGTTCTCGGAAATGTAATTTTCATAGTTTCAATCTTCTTTCTTCATAATGTCTTTGGGGCTTATATTCTTCCTTGGGGATATCTTGCTAATGTAGTTGTTCAATATATTTTGTTACTTCCTTTTCTGAGGAGGATAGGAGTAAGAATAAATTGGGAACTTAATTTTAAATATGATGGACTAAAAAGGGCTCTAATCCTTATAGGACCTATTTTTCTTGGACAGAGTGTGGGAATCTTAAATATGGCTGTGGATAGAATTTTTGGATCTTTCCTTCCCGAAGGAAGTATATCTGCATTAAATTATGCAAGCAGGCTTTATCAACTTCCTATAAATCTTTTTGTAAATGCCCTTGCCACTGCCATATATACCGATCTTGCCTTTCAGGCTCAAAGTGATGATTTGGATCAGTTCAAAAACTCTCTTAATAAAAGTTTAAGAGCAGGGCTCTTCTTTTTAATTCCAGCTTCCTTGGGACTTATACTTCTTGCCAAACCCATTGTTCAACTTGCTTTTGAAAGAGGAGCCTTTGATGCTCTTGCCACAAAAAGAACCTCAGAAGCCCTTATATTTTACTCCTTGGGTTTGACTTTTATGAGTATTAATATCATCATTGTAAGAGGATTTTATGCCTTACATGATACAAGAACTCCTACGATGAATTCTATAATTGCTCTTTTATCAAATATTGTTTTAAATGCCATATTTATAAAACCTCTTGCTCATATGGGGCTTGCCCTTGCCACATCCCTTGCATCTTTAATTTCCACTATCCTTTTAGTAAGGTCTTTAGAAAATAAAGTCCCAGGTATATTTTCAAAAAATCTCCTCTCTAATACTCTTAAATTTACCTTAGGAGGTGTATTTATAAGCCTTCTTGCTCTTTTATCTTTTAATTTTATTTACAGCCATATTTCCCGTGGACAATTAGGACTTGCTGTTTCTTTACTTATATCTGTAATTATAGCTTTAGTGGTTTATCTCCTCCTTGGACTTAGGTGGGGCGTTGAGGAAGCAAAAAGGATATTTGGTATTATAAGAAAAAATATAGAATTAATTGCTCATTTGATTAGATAA